In Deinococcus aquiradiocola, one genomic interval encodes:
- a CDS encoding PadR family transcriptional regulator, with protein MHNHTHRPRPYGFQSTDENHRSHGHGCRAYGHRPGGPRFGFGDPEGRGRPDFRGGPRGPRAKVGNLRLAILALLAEAPRNGYSMIQETAQRSGGLWQPSPGSMYPALSQLEDEGLIEVQPQDGKKAYALTEAGRTYVQENADALQSPWTPQDDTGRHGDRMELRQALHALMSAAQQVAQTGTPHQTREAAGIVNTARKALYRLLAEDDTQPGTEPGTAPTDL; from the coding sequence ACAACCACACCCACAGACCCCGCCCCTACGGTTTCCAGTCCACCGACGAGAACCACCGCTCCCACGGCCACGGCTGCCGCGCCTACGGCCACCGCCCCGGCGGCCCCCGCTTCGGCTTCGGCGACCCCGAAGGCCGCGGCCGACCCGACTTCCGGGGCGGCCCCCGGGGCCCCCGCGCCAAGGTCGGCAACCTGCGCCTCGCCATCCTCGCGCTGCTCGCCGAAGCGCCCCGCAATGGCTACAGCATGATCCAGGAGACCGCGCAGCGCAGCGGCGGCCTCTGGCAGCCCAGCCCCGGCAGCATGTACCCCGCCCTCTCACAGCTCGAAGACGAGGGCCTGATCGAGGTGCAGCCCCAGGACGGCAAGAAGGCCTACGCCCTCACCGAGGCGGGCCGCACCTACGTCCAGGAGAACGCCGACGCCCTCCAGTCCCCCTGGACCCCCCAGGACGACACCGGCCGCCACGGCGACCGCATGGAACTCCGCCAGGCGCTGCACGCCCTGATGAGCGCCGCCCAGCAGGTCGCGCAGACCGGCACCCCCCACCAGACCAGGGAGGCCGCCGGCATCGTCAACACCGCCCGCAAGGCCCTGTACCGCCTGCTGGCCGAGGACGACACCCAGCCCGGCACCGAGCCAGGCACCGCCCCCACCGACCTCTGA
- a CDS encoding HesB/IscA family protein, with product MTQLADLTPTQPGAAHPITISEKGAERAIAAIAGSGKPNAGVRLFVKSGGCSGYQYGMAIDDRELEGDTVVMDRGVKLVVDQMSLPLVKGGEIDFIENMMGGGFTVNNPNATSGCGCGHSFRTDGAQAQDGEGAAGCGSH from the coding sequence ATGACTCAGCTGGCTGACCTCACTCCCACGCAGCCCGGCGCTGCCCACCCCATCACCATCAGCGAGAAGGGCGCCGAGCGCGCCATCGCCGCCATCGCCGGAAGCGGCAAACCGAACGCCGGCGTGCGCCTCTTCGTGAAGAGCGGCGGCTGCAGCGGCTACCAGTACGGCATGGCCATCGACGACCGCGAACTGGAAGGCGACACCGTCGTCATGGACCGCGGCGTGAAACTCGTCGTGGACCAGATGAGCCTCCCGCTCGTGAAGGGCGGTGAGATCGACTTCATCGAGAACATGATGGGCGGCGGCTTCACCGTCAACAACCCCAACGCCACCAGCGGCTGCGGCTGCGGGCACAGCTTCCGCACGGACGGCGCGCAGGCCCAGGACGGCGAGGGCGCGGCCGGCTGCGGCAGCCACTGA
- a CDS encoding putative bifunctional diguanylate cyclase/phosphodiesterase translates to MHSSLTPVPSALSVLSRLARDVAEHAQTREALQAVTQAALDLTSGRAAALLPLSPDGEPCAGVLAGDVGVAEALLPADRAAFQAGPGERAVLERQRVLQDEGEAGWLVALPLAAGQGALGTLTVRRAEPFGPEDLAALEVVAGLAAGLLAREQLERDCAAMTLTDALTGLPRGPLLRDRLEQALARTARDRSPCALLSIDLDHFGRVNEEYGRALGDRALATAAARLRASVRATDTVARTEGDRFVVLLGGLHGVQQALLVAEKVRLVLSVPMNLPGASVTLGASIGVSLAPPHGQQPEELCALAKQAARQAKRHGRGLVWLAQLPGSGSPERRAALTQDLQGALERGEIGVHYQEQFGPDGEPCGVEALARWTSPRWGSVTPTEFIPLCEDDDLIVPLGTWVLREAVTQLAHWRAAGLPYARVAVNVSPVQFLRPDFERVVRAALDDSGLPPACLELELGEAFVASHQSVITQRLHALRGLGVRVVLDDFGTGGSGLAALMQVPLDGLKIDRQFLREDTSAPLREGRGVTASIAMAHALGLDVVLEGVETSAHLALARRAGCGRTQGFLQGRPRPAEEIGAHPGVSR, encoded by the coding sequence ATGCACAGTTCTCTGACTCCCGTTCCGTCTGCCCTCTCGGTCCTGTCGCGGCTGGCGCGGGACGTGGCCGAGCACGCCCAGACCCGTGAGGCCCTGCAGGCCGTCACGCAGGCGGCCCTGGACCTCACGTCCGGCCGCGCGGCGGCCCTCCTGCCGCTCTCGCCGGACGGTGAGCCCTGCGCGGGCGTCCTCGCGGGGGACGTGGGCGTGGCGGAGGCGCTGCTGCCCGCCGACCGGGCGGCCTTCCAGGCGGGGCCGGGTGAGCGGGCGGTGCTGGAGCGGCAGCGGGTGCTGCAGGACGAGGGGGAGGCGGGGTGGCTGGTGGCGTTGCCGCTCGCGGCCGGGCAGGGCGCGCTCGGCACGCTGACGGTGCGGCGCGCTGAGCCGTTCGGGCCGGAGGACCTGGCGGCGCTGGAGGTCGTGGCGGGCCTCGCGGCGGGCCTGCTGGCGCGCGAGCAGCTGGAACGCGACTGTGCGGCGATGACCCTGACGGACGCCCTGACGGGCCTGCCGCGCGGGCCGCTGCTGCGGGACCGGCTGGAGCAGGCGCTCGCGCGGACGGCCCGTGACCGCTCGCCGTGCGCGCTGCTGTCCATCGACCTGGATCACTTCGGGCGGGTGAACGAGGAGTACGGGCGGGCGCTGGGCGACCGGGCGCTCGCGACGGCCGCCGCGCGCCTGCGGGCCTCCGTGCGCGCCACCGACACCGTGGCGCGCACGGAAGGCGACCGGTTCGTGGTGCTGCTGGGCGGCCTGCACGGCGTTCAGCAGGCCCTGCTGGTCGCCGAGAAGGTGCGGCTGGTGCTGAGCGTGCCCATGAACCTGCCGGGCGCGAGCGTGACGCTGGGCGCGTCCATCGGCGTGAGTCTCGCCCCGCCGCACGGGCAGCAGCCGGAGGAGCTGTGCGCGCTGGCGAAGCAGGCGGCCCGGCAGGCCAAACGGCACGGGCGGGGCCTCGTGTGGCTCGCGCAGCTGCCGGGCAGCGGGTCACCGGAGCGGCGTGCGGCACTCACGCAGGACCTGCAGGGCGCCCTGGAGCGCGGCGAGATCGGCGTGCATTACCAGGAGCAGTTCGGGCCGGACGGTGAGCCGTGCGGGGTGGAGGCGCTGGCCCGCTGGACCTCGCCGCGCTGGGGGAGCGTCACGCCGACGGAGTTCATTCCCCTCTGCGAGGACGACGACCTGATCGTGCCGCTGGGGACGTGGGTGCTGCGCGAGGCCGTCACGCAGCTGGCACACTGGCGTGCGGCGGGCCTGCCGTACGCGCGCGTGGCCGTGAACGTCTCCCCCGTCCAGTTCCTGCGTCCGGATTTCGAGCGGGTGGTGCGTGCCGCGCTGGACGACAGCGGCCTGCCGCCCGCCTGCCTGGAACTGGAGCTGGGTGAGGCGTTCGTCGCGTCGCACCAGTCGGTGATCACGCAGCGGCTGCACGCGCTGCGCGGCCTGGGCGTGCGGGTCGTGCTGGACGATTTCGGGACGGGCGGGTCGGGGCTCGCCGCGCTGATGCAGGTGCCGCTGGACGGCCTGAAGATCGACCGGCAGTTCCTGCGGGAGGACACGTCCGCGCCGCTGCGGGAGGGGCGCGGCGTGACGGCCAGCATTGCCATGGCGCACGCGCTGGGGCTGGACGTGGTGCTGGAGGGCGTGGAGACGTCCGCGCACCTCGCCCTGGCGCGCCGGGCCGGGTGCGGACGCACGCAGGGCTTCCTGCAGGGCCGTCCCCGACCGGCCGAGGAGATCGGCGCGCATCCCGGCGTGTCCCGCTGA
- a CDS encoding M24 family metallopeptidase, with amino-acid sequence MQAALDRVRDAVRASDVPLDGWLIYDFQGLNPHARTLLGLRDAFLTRRYFVWVPKDGTPTLVHHRIEGGTWRSLAGDANLNFLPYSAHTELDAHLHALLNGQRGALEYSPRGAVPYVSRVDAGTLERLKEAGLDPHSSADLLQGFTVWGDGDLDAHDRAVQVLMDAKDAAFRLVHERLKADEPVTELEVQDVIMRRIEGAGMTAGHPVNVSFAGNAADPHYEPSAEQNATLARGQCVLIDLWAQEPGRPFGDVTWVGFAGEPTPEYLHAWEAVAGARDAGLRLMRERLGAGLELQGWEVDRAARDVLDAAGLGEYFTHRLGHNLGVQIHGSGANLDDLETHDTRRLLPGQAVTIEPGAYVAPRGFGIRSEVNILVTPEGPRLTTPVQARPFVLGAGEWEAVRATGLGER; translated from the coding sequence ATGCAAGCCGCCCTCGACCGCGTGCGTGACGCCGTGCGCGCCAGTGACGTGCCGCTGGACGGCTGGCTGATCTACGACTTCCAGGGCCTCAACCCGCACGCGCGCACCCTGCTGGGGCTGCGGGACGCGTTCCTCACGCGGCGGTACTTCGTGTGGGTGCCGAAGGACGGCACGCCGACCCTGGTCCACCACCGGATCGAGGGCGGCACGTGGCGCAGCCTCGCGGGCGACGCGAACCTGAACTTCCTGCCGTACAGCGCGCACACGGAACTGGACGCCCACCTGCACGCCCTGCTGAACGGGCAGCGTGGCGCGCTGGAGTACAGTCCGCGCGGCGCGGTGCCGTACGTGAGCCGCGTGGACGCGGGCACCCTGGAGCGCCTGAAAGAGGCGGGCCTGGACCCGCACTCCAGCGCGGACCTGCTGCAGGGCTTCACGGTGTGGGGCGACGGGGACCTGGACGCGCACGACCGGGCCGTGCAGGTCCTGATGGACGCCAAGGACGCCGCGTTCCGGCTGGTGCACGAGCGCCTGAAGGCGGACGAGCCGGTCACGGAACTGGAGGTGCAGGACGTGATCATGCGGCGCATAGAGGGGGCGGGCATGACGGCCGGGCATCCCGTGAACGTGAGTTTCGCCGGGAATGCCGCCGACCCGCACTACGAGCCGTCCGCGGAGCAGAACGCCACCCTCGCGCGCGGGCAGTGCGTGCTGATCGACCTGTGGGCGCAGGAGCCGGGCCGTCCGTTCGGGGACGTGACCTGGGTGGGGTTCGCGGGCGAGCCGACGCCCGAGTACCTGCACGCGTGGGAGGCCGTGGCGGGCGCGCGCGACGCGGGCCTGCGCCTGATGCGGGAGCGGCTGGGCGCGGGCCTGGAACTGCAGGGCTGGGAGGTGGACCGCGCGGCGCGGGACGTGCTGGACGCGGCGGGACTGGGCGAGTACTTCACGCACCGGCTAGGCCACAACCTCGGCGTGCAGATTCACGGGTCCGGCGCGAACCTCGACGATCTGGAGACGCACGACACGCGCCGCCTGCTGCCGGGTCAAGCGGTCACCATCGAGCCGGGCGCGTACGTGGCGCCCCGCGGGTTCGGGATCCGCAGCGAGGTGAACATCCTGGTGACGCCGGAAGGCCCGCGCCTCACCACCCCCGTCCAGGCGCGGCCCTTCGTGCTCGGGGCGGGCGAGTGGGAGGCGGTGCGGGCCACGGGTCTGGGCGAAAGGTAA